The following proteins come from a genomic window of Paenibacillus sp.:
- a CDS encoding stage V sporulation protein D, translating to MRASNVTLRRRLFLVLALGTVLFLALLARLAWVQLFMGPSLTEMAEDSWRRNVPFAAKRGEIWDRNGEKLAYNISTPTVMAVPAQIKDKEGTAKRLAPVLGMTEKKVLEAISKRVSIVRLSPGGRKISQDKAQQVRDLQLPGIFVAEDNKRYYPYDGLAAHVLGFTGIDNQGLTGVEASYDELLRGVGGSIAYLSNARGEEMPNSSEEYIPPKDGLTLQLTLDRQIQTIMERELDQAMVRYQPDRIISVAVDPNTGEVLAMASRPGYEPGDYQQYPSEVYNRNLPIWMTYEPGSTFKIVTLAAALQEGKVTFEEEFYDKGAIEVGGARLRCWKPGGHGAETFLEVVENSCNPGFVVMGQRLGATTLFDYIKKFGFGAKTGIDLGGEENGILFKPERVGPVELATTSFGQGVSVTPIQQVMAISAAINGGKLYRPHVAKAWVDPETGEVVDAIEPTLVRDNIISEETSQKVRMALESVVAKGTGRNAFIEGYRVGGKTGTAQKVVNGRYSPTEHIVSFIGFAPADDPKILIYTAVDNPKGLQFGGLIAAPIVQNIMEDSLRYMGIPPRKEQLEPEYRYGLDVMMVEVPDLVGRTTTEIYQSLNMNFTLAKYGAGNTVVMQEPKAGTKVPMGSTIQIYLSDKASPPPGN from the coding sequence ATGCGCGCATCGAACGTTACGCTGCGCCGGCGGCTGTTTCTCGTGCTGGCGCTCGGTACGGTGCTGTTTCTCGCATTGTTGGCAAGGCTGGCTTGGGTCCAGTTGTTCATGGGTCCGTCTTTAACGGAGATGGCGGAAGATTCATGGCGGCGCAACGTCCCGTTTGCGGCGAAGCGCGGCGAAATATGGGACCGCAACGGGGAAAAGCTCGCATACAACATAAGCACGCCGACGGTGATGGCCGTGCCGGCGCAAATCAAGGACAAGGAAGGCACGGCCAAGCGGCTTGCGCCGGTGCTTGGCATGACGGAGAAGAAAGTGCTCGAGGCGATCTCGAAGCGCGTCTCCATCGTGCGCCTGTCGCCCGGCGGCCGGAAAATCTCGCAGGACAAAGCCCAGCAGGTGAGAGATTTGCAGCTGCCGGGCATTTTCGTTGCGGAGGACAATAAGCGTTATTACCCGTACGACGGACTCGCCGCGCATGTGCTCGGCTTCACCGGCATCGACAACCAAGGGCTGACCGGGGTCGAAGCGTCGTACGACGAGCTGCTGCGGGGCGTCGGCGGGAGCATCGCCTATTTGTCCAACGCGAGAGGCGAGGAGATGCCGAATTCCTCGGAAGAATACATACCGCCGAAAGACGGGCTGACGCTGCAGCTGACGCTCGATCGGCAAATCCAGACGATCATGGAGCGGGAGCTCGACCAGGCGATGGTCCGCTATCAGCCGGACCGGATCATTTCGGTCGCCGTCGATCCGAACACGGGCGAAGTGCTCGCGATGGCGAGCCGGCCCGGCTACGAGCCTGGCGATTACCAGCAATACCCATCGGAAGTGTACAACCGCAACCTGCCGATCTGGATGACGTACGAGCCGGGGTCTACGTTCAAAATCGTGACGCTCGCGGCCGCGCTCCAGGAAGGCAAAGTTACCTTCGAAGAAGAATTTTACGATAAAGGCGCGATCGAAGTCGGCGGGGCGCGGCTGCGCTGCTGGAAGCCCGGCGGACACGGCGCGGAGACGTTCCTCGAAGTCGTCGAAAATTCGTGCAACCCGGGCTTCGTCGTCATGGGCCAACGGCTCGGCGCGACGACGCTGTTCGATTACATCAAGAAATTCGGGTTCGGCGCCAAAACGGGCATCGACCTCGGCGGCGAGGAGAACGGCATTCTGTTCAAGCCGGAGCGGGTCGGCCCGGTGGAACTGGCGACGACGTCGTTCGGGCAAGGGGTGTCGGTGACGCCGATCCAGCAGGTGATGGCGATTTCCGCCGCGATCAACGGCGGCAAGCTGTATCGGCCGCATGTCGCGAAGGCGTGGGTCGATCCGGAAACCGGAGAGGTCGTCGACGCGATCGAACCGACGCTCGTGCGCGACAACATCATCTCCGAGGAAACGTCGCAAAAGGTGCGCATGGCGCTCGAAAGCGTCGTCGCGAAAGGGACCGGCCGGAACGCTTTCATCGAGGGCTACCGCGTCGGCGGCAAAACCGGCACGGCGCAGAAGGTCGTGAACGGCCGCTACTCGCCGACCGAGCACATCGTTTCCTTCATCGGCTTCGCGCCGGCGGACGATCCGAAGATTCTGATTTACACGGCCGTCGACAATCCGAAGGGCTTGCAGTTCGGCGGCTTGATCGCCGCTCCGATCGTCCAGAACATTATGGAGGACAGCTTGCGCTACATGGGCATCCCTCCGCGCAAGGAGCAGCTCGAGCCCGAATACCGGTACGGCCTCGACGTGATGATGGTCGAGGTGCCGGACCTCGTCGGCCGGACGACGACCGAAATTTATCAGAGTCTCAACATGAACTTCACGCTCGCGAAATACGGGGCCGGGAATACGGTCGTGATGCAGGAGCCGAAGGCGGGGACGAAGGTGCCGATGGGCTCCACCATTCAAATTTATTTGTCCGACAAGGCGTCGCCTCCGCCGGGGAATTGA
- a CDS encoding penicillin-binding transpeptidase domain-containing protein, with amino-acid sequence MSQKIRVRSLLMGAAFTLLFVLLIGRLYWLQIVEASWLVAKAEAMWDVERTLPAERGTIYDRNGQVLASDAKGYTVVLNPKLINELGLAEEVAQGLAQTLGVDERQLYEHATSRDDKGEFRKYRQIGNEGRQLPEEKAQLVREWKAEFLKEHGIKGDNWQGVTLEEGQMRYYPKGELAAHVLGFVNKNGDPVSGIELEMDETLRGTPGSIQYQKDRIGQKLPDSRPELIPPKDGQSLVLTIDQTIQHYAEAAVKKAYEQFRPKSMTAIAVDPQTMEVLALVNYPTFNPNEYWKYDPDKDFRNMAIQSRYEPGSTFKLVTLAAAVDQGKFNPNATYRSGSIRITNRTLNDHRRGGWGEITYLEGLLRSSNVAFVKLGYEMLGENVLREYIDKFGFARKTGIDLPGEVGSTINFRYPSEIATATYGQGGVIVTPMQQIAAYAAIANGGKLMQPYVVKQVVDSETNEIVSERKPKVVGQVVSEDVAKQITNYLEQVVSDDRGTGKRARIDGYTVAGKTGTANIVVDGEYSSDTWVVSFIGYAPADNPRIVVAVIADQPDLGGDSNRAGEVTATTFKEIVSQSLRYMGVKPDSAMPAAVASLGGDPLETVPDLAGLAPDAAAEELIAHGFTAEIVGDGAKVVGQYPAAGEKLAGAQQVYVLTVPQEEAPVPNVVGESLRDVVQLCALLGLKCEATGEGYVVQQELVETEGRPTLRVMLEPLSERAAKGEATDSEEGSVTETDGSEEDAGTPADESPGDPDDEGLPADGEAPEGEGAPA; translated from the coding sequence ATGTCGCAAAAAATTAGAGTGCGTTCGCTTCTGATGGGGGCAGCGTTCACTCTTCTTTTTGTTCTATTGATCGGAAGGCTTTACTGGCTGCAAATCGTAGAAGCGTCTTGGCTGGTAGCGAAGGCGGAAGCGATGTGGGACGTCGAGCGGACGCTGCCGGCGGAGCGGGGCACCATTTACGACCGCAACGGGCAAGTGCTCGCGTCCGACGCGAAGGGGTATACCGTCGTGCTGAACCCGAAGCTGATCAACGAGCTCGGCCTAGCCGAGGAGGTTGCGCAAGGGCTTGCGCAGACGCTCGGCGTCGACGAACGCCAGCTGTACGAGCATGCGACGAGCCGAGACGACAAAGGCGAATTCCGCAAATATCGGCAAATCGGCAATGAAGGACGCCAGCTGCCCGAAGAGAAGGCGCAGCTCGTCAGAGAATGGAAGGCGGAGTTCTTAAAGGAGCACGGCATCAAAGGCGACAATTGGCAGGGCGTCACGCTCGAAGAGGGCCAAATGCGGTATTACCCGAAGGGCGAGTTGGCCGCGCACGTGCTCGGCTTCGTCAACAAAAACGGCGATCCGGTGTCCGGCATCGAGCTGGAGATGGACGAGACGCTGCGCGGCACGCCGGGCTCCATCCAGTATCAGAAGGACCGCATCGGCCAAAAGCTGCCGGATTCGCGGCCCGAGCTCATTCCGCCGAAGGACGGCCAAAGCTTGGTGCTGACGATCGACCAGACGATTCAGCATTACGCCGAAGCGGCGGTGAAGAAGGCGTACGAGCAGTTCCGGCCGAAGAGCATGACGGCCATCGCCGTCGATCCGCAGACGATGGAAGTGCTGGCGCTCGTCAATTACCCGACGTTCAACCCGAACGAATATTGGAAATACGACCCGGACAAAGACTTCCGCAACATGGCCATCCAATCCCGCTACGAGCCGGGCTCGACCTTCAAGCTCGTCACGCTCGCGGCGGCCGTCGACCAAGGGAAGTTCAACCCGAACGCAACGTATCGGTCGGGCTCGATCCGCATTACGAACCGGACGCTGAACGACCACCGCCGAGGCGGCTGGGGGGAAATTACATACTTGGAAGGTTTGCTTCGTTCCAGTAACGTCGCGTTCGTCAAGCTCGGCTACGAGATGCTCGGCGAAAACGTGCTGCGGGAGTATATCGATAAATTCGGCTTCGCGCGGAAAACGGGCATCGATTTGCCGGGCGAAGTCGGCAGCACGATCAACTTCCGCTACCCGTCCGAGATCGCCACGGCGACGTACGGCCAAGGCGGCGTTATCGTGACGCCGATGCAGCAGATCGCCGCGTACGCGGCGATCGCGAACGGCGGAAAGCTGATGCAGCCTTACGTGGTGAAGCAGGTCGTCGATTCCGAGACGAACGAAATCGTATCCGAACGCAAGCCGAAGGTCGTCGGACAAGTCGTCTCCGAGGACGTGGCGAAGCAAATCACGAATTATTTGGAGCAGGTCGTATCGGACGACCGCGGCACCGGCAAGCGCGCCCGCATCGACGGATATACCGTCGCCGGCAAGACCGGAACGGCGAACATCGTCGTGGACGGGGAATATTCCTCCGATACGTGGGTCGTCTCCTTCATCGGGTACGCGCCGGCCGACAATCCGCGCATCGTGGTGGCGGTCATCGCCGACCAGCCGGACCTCGGCGGCGATTCGAACCGCGCGGGCGAAGTGACGGCGACGACGTTCAAGGAGATCGTCTCCCAGAGTCTCCGGTACATGGGCGTGAAGCCCGATTCGGCGATGCCGGCCGCCGTCGCCTCCCTCGGCGGGGATCCGCTCGAGACGGTGCCGGACTTGGCGGGCCTTGCGCCGGATGCAGCGGCCGAAGAGCTGATCGCGCACGGCTTCACGGCGGAAATCGTCGGCGACGGAGCGAAGGTCGTCGGGCAATATCCGGCGGCGGGCGAGAAGCTCGCCGGCGCCCAGCAGGTGTACGTGCTGACCGTGCCGCAGGAGGAAGCGCCCGTGCCGAACGTCGTCGGCGAAAGCCTCAGAGACGTCGTTCAGCTGTGCGCGCTGCTCGGCCTCAAGTGCGAGGCGACGGGCGAAGGCTACGTCGTTCAACAAGAGCTTGTGGAAACGGAAGGGCGTCCGACGCTGCGCGTGATGCTGGAACCGCTGAGCGAGCGGGCGGCGAAGGGCGAAGCGACAGATAGCGAAGAAGGCTCCGTAACGGAGACGGACGGTTCGGAAGAGGACGCGGGAACGCCCGCGGACGAATCTCCCGGCGATCCGGATGATGAGGGATTGCCGGCGGACGGCGAAGCGCCGGAGGGCGAAGGCGCGCCCGCGTAG
- the rsmH gene encoding 16S rRNA (cytosine(1402)-N(4))-methyltransferase RsmH produces MFRHITVLKEEAVEALNVKPDGVYVDCTLGGAGHSGMIASRLSENGRLIAFDQDDAALAHAKEALAPYGQRIVLVRSNFRNLREKLLELGYSAVDGVLFDLGVSSPQLDEAERGFSYHQDAELDMRMDRTGEVTAYDVVNEWPEEQIARILYQYGEEKFSRRIAREIVAAREKAPIRTTGELTELIKAGIPAAARRTGGHPAKRSFQAIRIAVNDELAAFEEALEQAIECAAPGGRIAVITFHSLEDRICKTTFAAKLGKCVCPPGLPMCGCGAKGVLKLVGRKPVEPSEEELERNPRARSAKLRVAEKL; encoded by the coding sequence ATGTTCAGACATATAACAGTGCTTAAGGAAGAGGCGGTCGAAGCGCTGAACGTAAAGCCTGACGGCGTCTACGTCGACTGCACGCTCGGCGGGGCCGGGCACAGCGGCATGATCGCCTCTCGCTTAAGCGAGAACGGAAGGCTGATCGCGTTCGATCAAGACGATGCCGCGCTCGCCCACGCGAAAGAGGCGCTTGCGCCTTACGGGCAACGCATCGTGCTCGTCCGGTCGAATTTTCGCAATTTGAGAGAGAAGCTGCTGGAGTTAGGTTATTCCGCCGTGGACGGCGTGCTGTTCGACCTCGGCGTGTCGTCGCCGCAGCTCGACGAAGCGGAGCGGGGGTTCAGCTACCACCAGGACGCGGAGCTCGACATGCGGATGGATCGGACCGGGGAGGTGACGGCGTACGACGTCGTCAACGAATGGCCCGAAGAACAAATCGCGCGCATTTTGTACCAATACGGCGAGGAGAAGTTCTCGCGGCGCATCGCCCGCGAAATCGTCGCGGCCCGCGAGAAAGCGCCGATCCGCACGACCGGCGAGCTGACGGAACTGATCAAGGCGGGCATCCCGGCCGCGGCAAGACGCACCGGCGGACACCCGGCGAAGCGCTCGTTCCAAGCGATCCGCATCGCCGTCAACGACGAGCTGGCCGCGTTCGAGGAGGCGCTCGAGCAGGCGATCGAGTGCGCCGCTCCGGGCGGACGGATCGCCGTCATCACGTTCCACTCGCTCGAGGATCGGATTTGCAAGACGACGTTCGCGGCGAAGCTTGGCAAATGCGTCTGCCCGCCGGGACTGCCGATGTGCGGCTGCGGCGCGAAGGGCGTGCTGAAGCTCGTCGGGCGGAAGCCCGTCGAACCGTCGGAGGAGGAGCTTGAGCGCAATCCGCGAGCGCGTTCCGCGAAGCTGCGGGTCGCCGAGAAGCTGTAA
- the mraZ gene encoding division/cell wall cluster transcriptional repressor MraZ, with protein sequence MFMGEFQHSVDEKGRMIIPAKFRDALGTTFVMTRGLDQCLFVYPMSEWAIMEQKLKSLSLMKSDARAFTRFFFSGAVECELDKQGRVNIPSNLREHAKIEKDCVVIGVATRVEVWSKEAWEAYSRQSEDSYNEIAEKLVDLDFDL encoded by the coding sequence ATGTTCATGGGTGAATTTCAACATAGCGTTGACGAGAAGGGCCGCATGATCATCCCGGCGAAATTCCGCGACGCCCTCGGCACCACTTTCGTCATGACCCGCGGTCTCGACCAATGTTTATTCGTTTATCCGATGTCGGAGTGGGCGATTATGGAGCAGAAGCTCAAATCGCTCTCGCTTATGAAGTCCGACGCGCGGGCGTTCACGCGCTTTTTCTTCTCGGGCGCCGTCGAATGCGAGCTCGACAAACAGGGAAGGGTAAACATACCAAGCAACCTGCGCGAGCACGCAAAAATCGAGAAAGACTGCGTCGTCATCGGCGTCGCGACTCGAGTGGAAGTCTGGAGCAAGGAAGCTTGGGAGGCTTATTCCCGCCAATCGGAGGATTCGTACAACGAGATCGCGGAGAAGCTCGTCGATCTCGACTTCGATTTATAA
- a CDS encoding DUF4349 domain-containing protein gives MKKSWKGSLKPLFTFLAAAAAIAGCSEADGWSGGSSEMAAADSAAVAPMAMETKASVETLPASESPAEAAAPEPQAGGAASAGGAGSGVGGAAAPVQGAARMLIYNANVTMEVQSYAEAYTAVQNLIHLSGGYIVRYSEQSVEAEKSGSFTIKVPAHDFSGFMDRLEQIPNTDLNRSMNAQDVTEEFVDLEARLKAKQLVESKYLQYMEQASRAEDLIRFTNELAVIQEDIERMKGRMRYLQQNVDYSTVELRIYEPRAGAAALNGDTGLGERMEAAIRNSLNALTTVAEGVLIVVAGAIPIVVAFVLLGGPIYWFIRRRKAKSEKNRPLIP, from the coding sequence ATGAAGAAATCGTGGAAAGGAAGCTTGAAACCGCTGTTCACGTTCCTCGCGGCGGCGGCGGCCATTGCGGGCTGCAGCGAGGCGGACGGTTGGAGCGGAGGCTCCTCCGAAATGGCGGCGGCCGACAGCGCGGCGGTCGCGCCGATGGCGATGGAGACCAAGGCCAGCGTGGAGACGCTGCCTGCGTCGGAGTCGCCCGCGGAAGCGGCGGCGCCCGAACCGCAGGCAGGCGGCGCGGCATCGGCGGGCGGGGCCGGCAGCGGCGTCGGCGGCGCGGCGGCGCCCGTCCAGGGCGCAGCGCGAATGTTGATTTACAACGCGAACGTGACGATGGAAGTGCAAAGCTATGCCGAGGCGTATACGGCCGTGCAAAATTTGATCCACTTGTCCGGAGGCTATATCGTCCGATATTCCGAGCAGTCGGTCGAGGCGGAGAAGTCCGGGTCGTTTACGATCAAAGTGCCGGCGCACGATTTTTCCGGCTTCATGGACCGTCTGGAGCAAATTCCGAATACCGACCTGAATCGGAGCATGAACGCGCAGGACGTTACGGAGGAATTCGTCGACCTGGAGGCGCGCCTTAAGGCGAAGCAGCTCGTCGAGTCGAAGTACCTTCAGTACATGGAGCAGGCGAGCCGCGCGGAAGATTTGATCCGATTCACGAACGAACTGGCTGTCATTCAAGAGGACATCGAGCGGATGAAAGGCCGAATGCGGTATTTGCAGCAGAACGTCGATTACTCGACGGTCGAGCTCCGCATCTACGAACCGCGGGCCGGCGCGGCCGCGCTGAACGGGGATACGGGCTTGGGCGAACGGATGGAAGCGGCGATCCGCAACAGCCTGAACGCGCTGACGACCGTCGCGGAAGGCGTGCTCATCGTCGTCGCCGGGGCGATCCCGATCGTCGTCGCCTTCGTTCTACTCGGCGGGCCAATTTATTGGTTCATTCGACGGCGAAAAGCAAAATCCGAAAAAAACCGACCCTTAATTCCATAA
- a CDS encoding adenosylhomocysteinase, giving the protein MTTLEKSIIANPALAPEGKLKIDWVQQHMPVLNRIRAVFEKEQPFKGLRVAISLHLEAKTAYLAKVVQAGGAEVVITGSNPLSTQDDVCAALAQDGITVFAKYNPEPKEYKELLVKALETKPDLIIDDGGDLVTILHGERPDLLETIRGGAEETTTGILRLKALEKEGKLKFPMVAVNDAYCKHLFDNRYGTGQSVFDGINRTTNLVVAGKTVVVSGYGWCGKGVAMRAKGLGANVVVTEIDAIKAVEAYMDGFAVMPMAEAAKVGDYFVTVTGNKDIIRGEHVQHMKDGAILSNAGHFDVEVNIPELAALSVSRRTVRKNIEEFQLKDGRKIYLLAEGRLVNLAAGDGHPAEIMDMTFALQAMALKYVNENYESIGGKVVNVPYETDEQVARYKLEALGTSIDTLTEDQKAYLDSWAEQ; this is encoded by the coding sequence ATGACGACGCTCGAGAAGAGCATTATCGCGAACCCGGCGCTGGCGCCGGAAGGGAAGCTGAAGATCGATTGGGTGCAGCAGCATATGCCGGTTCTGAATCGGATTCGCGCCGTATTCGAGAAGGAGCAGCCGTTCAAGGGGCTGCGGGTAGCCATTTCGCTGCATCTCGAAGCCAAGACCGCCTACCTCGCGAAGGTCGTGCAGGCCGGAGGCGCGGAAGTCGTCATCACGGGCAGCAATCCGCTGTCGACGCAGGACGACGTGTGCGCGGCGCTCGCGCAGGACGGCATCACGGTGTTCGCGAAGTACAATCCGGAGCCGAAGGAATATAAGGAGCTGCTCGTTAAGGCGCTGGAAACGAAGCCGGACCTCATCATCGACGACGGCGGCGACTTGGTGACGATTTTGCACGGCGAGCGCCCGGACCTGCTGGAGACGATTCGCGGCGGCGCCGAAGAGACGACGACGGGCATCCTGCGTTTGAAGGCGCTCGAGAAGGAAGGCAAGCTGAAGTTCCCGATGGTCGCGGTGAACGACGCGTACTGCAAGCATTTGTTCGATAACCGCTACGGCACGGGGCAGTCGGTATTCGACGGCATCAACCGGACGACGAACCTCGTCGTTGCCGGCAAGACGGTCGTCGTCAGCGGCTACGGCTGGTGCGGCAAAGGCGTGGCGATGCGGGCGAAAGGGCTCGGCGCGAACGTCGTCGTGACGGAGATCGACGCGATCAAGGCGGTTGAAGCATACATGGACGGCTTCGCGGTCATGCCGATGGCGGAAGCGGCGAAAGTCGGCGACTACTTCGTCACCGTCACCGGTAACAAGGACATTATCCGCGGCGAGCACGTGCAGCACATGAAGGACGGCGCGATATTGTCCAACGCGGGCCACTTCGACGTCGAAGTGAACATCCCGGAGCTTGCGGCGCTGTCGGTTTCCCGCCGTACGGTCCGCAAAAACATCGAGGAGTTCCAGTTGAAGGACGGCCGTAAAATTTATTTGCTCGCCGAAGGGCGCCTCGTCAACTTGGCGGCCGGCGACGGCCACCCGGCGGAAATTATGGATATGACGTTCGCGCTGCAGGCGATGGCGCTCAAGTACGTCAATGAAAACTACGAGTCGATCGGCGGCAAAGTCGTCAACGTCCCGTACGAGACGGACGAGCAAGTAGCGCGCTATAAGCTTGAAGCGCTCGGCACGAGCATCGACACGCTCACCGAGGATCAGAAAGCGTACCTCGACAGCTGGGCGGAGCAGTAA